The genomic segment CGCCGTATGTAAAAAAGCGTGTTTCCAAAATCTTGTCACATTCCGGGTCGATCATCAGGTAAACTTTTAGACTTGCTTCTTTGACATCGACAAGGGCGAGGCCTTTTTCGTCGGCCTCAATCTGAAAAATGGCTCCACGGTATTTGGGAGCTTTTGCAATTTCTTGCAACTTTTGGGAAAGGTTTGCGCTCAATTCGTCATTCATGCGCCCAAATTTAGCAATTTCCGTAGACCTTTATTTAGGGGTTATCCGCTCTTGAGGGGATTTTTCCTCTTGATTGGTAGGGAATTGTAACGGATACTAAACGAAAATGAACGTTTTTAGAAAAAATACTCTAAGTTGGAATAAATTAAGTTGGTATATATTTTTGTAAATTGAAGATTTGCTCAATTTTGATTTTTTAGCGATTTCTTGCTTTAAAACGAATATTGTTATTTTGTCTGAGTTTACAAAGAAAACGTTGAAAAATTGTTTACTCTTTTTCGTGAACTAGTTTCTTTTTTTCTTTGTAGTTTTCTAATGAAGAAATGAAGTGTTGTTCGGTATTGTTTGATTACTGATAATAACTTGTTTGTAATTTTGAATAAAAGAAAGAATAATGAATTGAAGATAAATTAAACTTCTTTATTCAGTCGTTCTGTATCCTAGACATCTTTGACTTTGCGTAATGGGCTTGCTCTTTAAAGTCCCGTTCCGAAGTCTATCCCAAGGCAAGAATAATGCCCTTTCAAAAGGGGTGTGTCCCTGCCTGTATCTAAAAACACCTAAACCCTGATAAAGGGAGGATAAAATCATGACAATGACAATCCAAACATCGGATACGTTCATCGCGTCCTTGTTGCCGGATTCCGATAAGAAAATGGTGCGCATTGCAGGCGTATCGCTTCTGGTCGCGATTATCTTGTGCTTCTGGGCCACGACGTACGAGGTGATTATTGACGATTCCCTTTTTGTGGATACGCCAACCACCGAAATCGAAGCAACCATGAACCTCATTGACAAAAAGGAGGAAAAGAAACCCGACAAGAAACCAGAACATAAGCCAAAGGATATACAACGTAAAAGGCCCGGTGACAGCGGAAAACCAAAAGGAAAAGGTAATCCCCGCGCTCCGCTGAATCGTGGCGTAATCCATGCGCTAGAGGCCCAAACGGCGAATGCCTCTGCCGCGGCCTACGACCTGATTAAGCAAAGTTTTGCCAAGGATATCGATAAGGTCCTCAAGAATACGAATGGGCTGCAAGTAACTGGTAAGACAAAAATCGGAGAAGTTCGCGGAAAAGTCAGCGATGGTTTCAACCAGGGAATGTTTGCCGGAGGCAGT from the uncultured Fibrobacter sp. genome contains:
- a CDS encoding AgmX/PglI C-terminal domain-containing protein, which codes for MTMTIQTSDTFIASLLPDSDKKMVRIAGVSLLVAIILCFWATTYEVIIDDSLFVDTPTTEIEATMNLIDKKEEKKPDKKPEHKPKDIQRKRPGDSGKPKGKGNPRAPLNRGVIHALEAQTANASAAAYDLIKQSFAKDIDKVLKNTNGLQVTGKTKIGEVRGKVSDGFNQGMFAGGSGGIGDDISNLIGGSAGAISTRSMGNAKAPRENEIEWGSGPASRSATDIMKVVRQRTPGLRHVYNKYLKKKPGFQGKVTLKFTIAPGGEIISIALVSSTTGYGEFDGEIKNTVGRWRFSKVKSGNTTVTIPFTFTE